Within Sphingobium aromaticiconvertens, the genomic segment TCTGGCAACGCGCAAGGCCCCCGGACGGACGTCGATCCTGAACGACGAACAGCGCGCCAAGCTTGCCGAAATCGTCGAGACAGGGCCTATCCCGGCGGCGCATGGTGTCGTGCGCTGGCGTCTATGCGATCTGGCGCAGTGGATCCGGGACGAGTTCCAATTGTCGGTCACGCGTCACACGCTTGGAAGAGAGCTTCGCGCGCTGGGGTATCGCAAGATCACGGCGCGGCCCCGCCACCGTGGCCAGAAACCCGATGATATCGCCATTTTTAAAAAGAGTTCGCTGCCTGTCTGGAGCAAATCAAACGAGGCCTCCCGAAAGGCACGCCCCTAGAATTATGGTGGCAAGATGAAGCCCGCATCGGTCAGCAGACCAAGCTCACCCGGCGCTGGGCAAAGCGCGGCACCAGACCCTCAGCGCCAAAAGACCAACGGCGATCATCGGCCTGGCTCTTTGGGGCGATTTGCCCCGCAGAAGGCAAAGCAGCAGGCATCGTCATGCCCAGGTGCAACAGTGAGGCAATGAGTATGCACCTTGACGAAATTGCCTTCCATGTCGCGCCCGGTGCTCATGCCGTGTTGCTTCTCGATCAAGCCGGATGGCACGGCTCTGCAGAACTCGTCGTTCCGCCCAACATCACTCTGATGCCGCTGCCGCCCAGATGCCCTGAGTTGAACCCGGTCGAGAATGTCTGGCAATTTATGCGAGACAACTGGC encodes:
- a CDS encoding IS630 family transposase (programmed frameshift), producing MAAAIGVRTDYTSTDLRGFARRCGDGDQVRRLLAVALILDGGNRSDAAKFAGVTLQIVRDWVVRFNEGGPDGLATRKAPGRTSILNDEQRAKLAEIVETGPIPAAHGVVRWRLCDLAQWIRDEFQLSVTRHTLGRELRALGYRKITARPRHRGQKPDDIAIFKKSSLPVWSKSRGLPKGTPLELWWQDEARIGQQTKLTRRWAKRGTRPSAPKDQRRSSAWLFGAICPAEGKAAGIVMPRCNSEAMSMHLDEIAFHVAPGAHAVLLLDQAGWHGSAELVVPPNITLMPLPPRCPELNPVENVWQFMRDNWLSNRIFNSYDDIVDHCCYAWNKLAEQPWRIMSLGLRQWAHGF